The genome window CCGCGGCGAGGTGATCCTCGACGGCGAGGACATCTCCCGCCTCCCCACCCACGAGGTGGTCCGGCGGGGCATCGGCTACGTCCCGGAGAACCGGGAGGTCTTCGCCGGCCTCACCGTGCAGGAGAACCTGCTCCTGGCCGAGCGCCCCGGCAGCCCGCACCACTACGACCTGGTCTACGAGCTCTTCCCCCGGCTCAAGGAGCGCCTCAAGCAGCGGGCCGGGACCATGTCCGGCGGCGAGCAGCAGATGCTCGCCCTCGCCCGGGCGCTGCTCAACGACAACCGGCTCCTGCTCATCGACGAGCCCAGCCAAGGGCTGGCGCCGTACCTGGTGGCCGAGCTCACCGAGGCGCTCGCCCGGGCCGCCGAGCTCGTGACCATCGTCCTCGTTGAGCAGAACCTCCGCATGGTCCAGCGCCTGGCCAGGGACGCCGTGGTCCTGGACCAGGGCCGCGTCGTCTGGTCCGGCGGGGCGGCCGACCTGCTCGGCGACGGCGAGCTGACCCGCCAGTACCTCGGAGTGGGGGTGGCGAAGGCGTGAGCACCTTCATCCTGCTGACCGTCACCGGGCTCGGCCTGGCCGCGCTCTACTTCCTCGTCGCCTCGGGGCTGTCGCTCATCTACGGCCTCATGGACGTGCTGAACTTCGCCCACGGCGCCTTCCTCACCCTGGGCGCGTACACCGCCTGGGTGGTGGTGGACGCCACCGGCAGCCTCCTCCTCGGGGTGGCGGTGGCGATCGCCGTCGGCGCCGTGCTCGCGGTGCTCATGGAGACCGCGCTGCTGCGGCGGATGTACGGCTCGCACGTCCCCCAGGTGCTGCTCACCGTCGGCCTGCTGCTCGCGATCACCGCGCTGATCCGGTCGATCTTCGGGACCGACGCCCTGCAGCTCGCCACGCCGGAGTGGATGAACGAGGTCACCGAGATCCTCGGCGCGCCCATCCCGAATAACCGGTTCGTGCTCATCGTCACGGCCGTCCTGGTGTACCTGGCGATGTCCGCCTTCCTGGCCAAGACCCGCTATGGGCTGATCATCCGGGCCGGGGTGGAGAACCGCGCCATGGTCACCGCGCTCGGGATCGACGTCCGGCGCGCGTTCACCCTGGTCTTCGCGATCGGCGGGGCGCTCGCCGCGCTCGCCGGCGCGCTCGCGGGCGTGATCAACAACGCGGTCTCGCCGGAGCAGGGCATGAGCCTGCTGATCTTCGCGTTCATCGTGGTGATCATCGGCGGCCTGGGGTCGTTCCGCGGCTCCGCGCTCGCCGCCGTCCTCGTCGGCCTGCTCCAGCAGTACGCCAACTTCTACGGGGCCGTCGGCGCCGGCGACCTGATCGTCGTCCTCATGCTCGCCGCGATCCTGCTCGTCCGCCCGCAGGGCCTGCTCGGGAGGGCCGCCTCGTGACCGACCAGATGATCCGCACCCGCCCGGCCGTCGAGCCCCGCACCCGGCGCGGCCCGCGCGCCTGGGCCAAGCCCGTGGTGCTGGCCGCCCTGCCGCTGCTCGCCGCGGCCCTGCCGTACCTGGACGTCCAGGTGCCGCTGCTCTTCGACGGGCCGCTCGGCAGCCCCGGCGTGCTCCACGTGCTCTCCCTGATGTGCGTGATGGCCGCGGTCGCGGTCACCTACGACCTGCTGTTCGGGTTCACCGGGCTGCTCTCCTTCGGCCACGGCCTGTACGTCGCCCTCGGCATGTACACCACCGGGATCGTGCTCACCCACACCGACCTCGGCTTCGCCGGGGCCGTCGCCTGGGTGGCCGTGCTCGGCCTGGTCGTGCCGCTCGTGCTCGGCGCCATCTGCCTCCGGGTCGGCGGCATCGCCTTCGCCATGGCGACGCTCGCCTTCGGCCAGGCCGGGGCCATCTTCGTGGTCCGCGACCCGCTCCGGATCACCGGCGGCGAGCTCGGCCTCGCCCTGCCGTACGAGAAGCTCCCGGAGCCGCTCGTCGGGGTGATCAACGCCGGGAACCGGTACTGGCTCGCCCTCGCCCTCCTCGTCGTCACCTACGCCGTGGTGCGCTGGGCGCTCGCCTCGCGGCCCGGCCGGGTGTGGCGGGCCATCCGGGACAACGAGACCCGGGTGCTCGTGCTGGGGCTGCGGCCGTACGCGTTCAAGCTGATGGCCTTCGTGCTCTCGTCGTTCCTGGCGTCCCTCGCCGGCCTGGTCTACGCGCTGATCGCCGGCGGCGCCCACGCCGAGGTGACCGAGGCGACCTTCACCCTCGGCCTGCTCGTCATGGTGGTGCTCGGTGGCAGCGGCCACCCGTACGGCGCGCTCATCGGCGGTCTCGTCTACACCTACCTCAACCACCGCCTGGGCCAGCTCTCCACCACCCTCGGCGGGCCGCTCAGCGAGCCGCTGTTCATCCTCGGCGTGCTCTTCGTCGTCCTGATCCTGTTCCTGCCCGGCGGCATCGTCTCCCTCGTCCGCCGTACCGAGTCCAAAGGAGGAGCGTGACCGTCTGCATCGCCGGTACCTCGAGCTACCTGCCCAGCCGCTGGATGACCGCGGCCGAGATCTCGGCCGCGAGCGGGGTGCCGGAGGACGTGATCATCGAGAGGTTCGGGCTGCGCGGCAAGCACATCGCGGCACCCGATGAGCACGTGACCGACATGGCGGCCCGGGTGGGCGCGCAGGTGCTCGCCGAGACCGGGACCGACCCCGCCGACGTGGACGCGGTGGTGTACTTCGGCTCCACGTGGAAGGAGCACCCCGTCTGGCACGCCGCTCCCAAGATCGCTCACATGCTCGGCACGCACCGCGCGTTCGCCCTCGAGCTCGACTACGTCTCCTGCGGCACCCCGGTGGCGATGCGGGTCTGCCGGGACATGATGCTCGCCGAGCCGCACCTCAACCGCGTGCTCGCCGTCGCGGCCAGCCGGGAGTCGTACCTGCTCGACTACACCAACGTGCGCTCCCGGTTCGCGTTCAACTTCGGCGACGGCGCCGCCGGGGTGCTCTTCACCCGCGACCAGGGCGTGGCCGAGGTCTACGAGACCGAGATGATCACCGATGGGAGCTTCGCCCACCAGGTGCGGGTGCCCGCCGGGGGCAGCGTCGAGCCCGCCAGCGAGGAGACCGTCCGCAAGGGGCGGCACAAGCTCGACGTGTACGACCCGGCGTCGATGAAGGAGGGCCTCGACCGGGTGTCGCTGCCCAACTTCGTGCGGGCCGCCGAGGGGGCGCTCAAGCGCTCCGGGCTCGGGCTCGGCGACGTCGACCACCTGTGCGTGCTGCACATGAAGCGGTCGATGCACCTCGGGCTGCTCGACGCCCTGGGGATCCCCGCCGACCGGGCGCTCTACCTCGACGACACCGGGCACATGAGCGGGGTGGACCCGCTGCTCGCCCTCGACCGGGCCGCCCGGGCGGGCCGGCTCTCCGAGGGCGACATCGTGCTCCTGCTCGCCGCGGGCACCGGGTACACCTGGGCCGCGACCGCGCTCCGCTGGATCGGACCCCGGTCCTGACCGGCCGCGGGTCCTCACCGGCCCCGGACGTCCCGGCCTGACCGGCTCCGGCGTCCCGGGGATGTCGTCGGTGGCGGTGACGCCGCCACCGGATGCGCCCGGCCCGGCCGCCCATGGGCGCCGGCG of Thermobispora bispora DSM 43833 contains these proteins:
- a CDS encoding 3-oxoacyl-ACP synthase; the encoded protein is MTVCIAGTSSYLPSRWMTAAEISAASGVPEDVIIERFGLRGKHIAAPDEHVTDMAARVGAQVLAETGTDPADVDAVVYFGSTWKEHPVWHAAPKIAHMLGTHRAFALELDYVSCGTPVAMRVCRDMMLAEPHLNRVLAVAASRESYLLDYTNVRSRFAFNFGDGAAGVLFTRDQGVAEVYETEMITDGSFAHQVRVPAGGSVEPASEETVRKGRHKLDVYDPASMKEGLDRVSLPNFVRAAEGALKRSGLGLGDVDHLCVLHMKRSMHLGLLDALGIPADRALYLDDTGHMSGVDPLLALDRAARAGRLSEGDIVLLLAAGTGYTWAATALRWIGPRS
- a CDS encoding branched-chain amino acid ABC transporter permease produces the protein MTDQMIRTRPAVEPRTRRGPRAWAKPVVLAALPLLAAALPYLDVQVPLLFDGPLGSPGVLHVLSLMCVMAAVAVTYDLLFGFTGLLSFGHGLYVALGMYTTGIVLTHTDLGFAGAVAWVAVLGLVVPLVLGAICLRVGGIAFAMATLAFGQAGAIFVVRDPLRITGGELGLALPYEKLPEPLVGVINAGNRYWLALALLVVTYAVVRWALASRPGRVWRAIRDNETRVLVLGLRPYAFKLMAFVLSSFLASLAGLVYALIAGGAHAEVTEATFTLGLLVMVVLGGSGHPYGALIGGLVYTYLNHRLGQLSTTLGGPLSEPLFILGVLFVVLILFLPGGIVSLVRRTESKGGA
- a CDS encoding ABC transporter ATP-binding protein is translated as MTKATEGTMLSVRGLHVHLGESHVLQGVSFDVRAGGVTALLGRNGAGKTTTMRGLLGLVPRRGEVILDGEDISRLPTHEVVRRGIGYVPENREVFAGLTVQENLLLAERPGSPHHYDLVYELFPRLKERLKQRAGTMSGGEQQMLALARALLNDNRLLLIDEPSQGLAPYLVAELTEALARAAELVTIVLVEQNLRMVQRLARDAVVLDQGRVVWSGGAADLLGDGELTRQYLGVGVAKA
- a CDS encoding branched-chain amino acid ABC transporter permease, which codes for MSTFILLTVTGLGLAALYFLVASGLSLIYGLMDVLNFAHGAFLTLGAYTAWVVVDATGSLLLGVAVAIAVGAVLAVLMETALLRRMYGSHVPQVLLTVGLLLAITALIRSIFGTDALQLATPEWMNEVTEILGAPIPNNRFVLIVTAVLVYLAMSAFLAKTRYGLIIRAGVENRAMVTALGIDVRRAFTLVFAIGGALAALAGALAGVINNAVSPEQGMSLLIFAFIVVIIGGLGSFRGSALAAVLVGLLQQYANFYGAVGAGDLIVVLMLAAILLVRPQGLLGRAAS